Genomic window (Paenibacillus sp. 37):
ATGCGAGCGCAACAACATGCGCCTCGCTCTTCACATGCGCGAGGATACGTTCGCCCTCGCGCTCTTTTACCGCCCGAACCTCAGCTTCGCTCAGGGTATCGGGCGCCTTTTCGTCTGCGACCTCGATCATCTGAAACTTGATGTACGGGGCGAGCCGCTTGGCATATTCCTGAATGCCCAGCGTCAAATATTTTTCCTTCAATTTGCCTACGCCAATAATCTGAATAAACATAACAACTCATTCCTCCTAAATTGTCTTACGAGATATTCTATAAGTAAGATGCTTCATCGCATCGTTCGTTCCAACTGTATTATACCTATACTACACATTTCTCCAAATTCTAACGAACCCCACACACCTTATTCAGCCCCATTTCGGCTACTTTAAAATCTAACGAATCTGAAACACGCTATCTCAGTCAAAAAAAGTGTTTCCCACCTCTTTCGAGGCCATTTCAGCAATATAACGTGTCTACGATTCGTTAGATTTCAACCAGGCGGTATTTGCCCCGAATAAGGCTTCTCCAGTTCGTTAAAGCAACTTGGTCGGTCCACACCAACGTCCCTACCCACATCGCTGTCACCCAAATTCACTTTCCCCATGCCCCAGCGGCTTCCATTTTTATACCTACAACTTGCAAATTTACTACAACCTAGTTCAATCCCAACTCGGGACTCGGCACCTACCTACCTTAAGCTTCTTCTACTCTCGCCTACTCCCACGTTAACCCCTACTACCCTTGCCAAGCTCCACACAGCCTACCAACTACACTAATACCCCCACAAACACAAAAAGAGCGCTCATCACGCTCTCTTTGGCTTCTTGCTGTGATGTTCATACCGGATGGAAAGTCAGCCCGAAGTGCCACATTAAGCACGCCTCCAGCCGTCTAAGTCCTACAGTACGCTAAACGACGAGGAATTCCGCGTGCTGTTCGCACTCGGCGCATTTCGCAGGCGGGTCCCAATCGGCAAATTCCGTCTCCTTCAGATCAACGATATCTGGAGCGTCCTCATACTCATCGACAAACATGTCGATGGCAATGTCCACGTGTTCTTTGCATACAACGTACATCCGTTAAGCATCCTTTCTGTAACCAGCTATGTTCCCGATTCACAACCGCGTATCCCATTACAGGATAGCCACTTCTCAGTTCTATCACACCTGCCACCGAAAAGAAACCCCCTGCCCTAATTTATCGTACCCAACATCTCCCAAACCCCTCCGTACGCCGTAAAAGAACACAAAAAGCATTCTTCCCGATACCTCCACGGTACCGAAAAGAATGCTCCTGTAACAGCAACAATCACTCAACATAGCGAATGAATCCTGCTCCTGTGCCTGAATTACGAAAACAGAGTTACTTGTCCCCTGTTCCATTCCATGAATTGTCTCTAATCCACGCTCTTTAATTCAATCCCGACTGCGCCTTCGTCAACAGCTTCCCGCCTTGAAAAGCAATAACCGCATTAGCACCATTGCCAGCTGTGCCTTTATAGTTGTAAACCACCATATTCTCCGCTTCACTCAGCGCTTCACCTTCGCCGCCGAGGATCTCGATGACATCTCCCACCGACATGCCAACCTCAAGCTTCTCATACTGGGCAAAGGTAATCAGCACCCCATCGCCTTTCCCGGCCGATCCGTTGTTTCCTGATGCTACAGGTGTTTGACCACCAGCCTCACCTACCGCAATCACATTTGTACTCAGCTCATTCAACTTGGTCTCAAGTGCTGCAATCTTTTGCTCCTGCTCAACGCTCTTGGCTCCCTGCTCCACCAGTTTCTTCTCAAGCCCTGCAATCTTCTCTTGCAGCGCACTTGTATCCACGGATGCTCCTGTC
Coding sequences:
- a CDS encoding CxxH/CxxC protein; this encodes MYVVCKEHVDIAIDMFVDEYEDAPDIVDLKETEFADWDPPAKCAECEQHAEFLVV